In the Diceros bicornis minor isolate mBicDic1 chromosome X, mDicBic1.mat.cur, whole genome shotgun sequence genome, GTGATCTGACTCACACCCGCAGCAGTGGTGGCACCAGGGATCAATCTCAAGTTTGCAACCACAGAACAAAGCTTGTGCTTTCTGCCTCACTGCCCCTGTGGAGGATAGGAGCCTGATGGTGCCAGCTTGGGGGTGCTCCACAACATGTCTGCTCCTGCCACGAACTTTCTCCCAGTTGCCTGAACGTATCTGGCCCTTTCAGGGGACCCTTCCCCCATTTCCCACCTAAGGAGACCCTTTTTACCCTCAAGACCCTGCTCAAAGGGCCCTTGTCTCTGAAGCCTTATGCAGCACCTTGCCCCGAGTCAGCGGTTCCTTCCTCTTCACGTTTTCCTAAGCCCATTCGGCCTCGATGCAGACTGCATGGTTTGCAGGTCTGCCTGGAAGACGCCCCTACCAGCCCTGAGTGATGCAGAGGTGTGTACCTGCATACCTGCACCGTCAAGGGACCTCTTACAGGACGGGTGGCTGCTGACAAATCTGCTTTGCCTTATGCTGTTTTGTACCCAGATCTGCCCTCTCCCATCAGGCTGCACTTGCAGTGATGCTAACAGACGCCCAGTTATCAAATGCCCCGGAAGCACGTCCCCTTCCTAACCCAGCAGTCATCTGATGCACAAGAGACCAAAGCACCTCCCACCAGGCCCGCCAGGGTGGAGCGCATTTGTGCCCGTGCAAAGGCAGCTGGCACCCTATGTGTGCTAGTCAGCACACACCATCCCTGGGGCACCAATTCTGGGTGTTGATTCACCTGTTCTTTCAACATGGATTGCAAGGCCTCGGGCACAGTGAGGTCCTGACCACCCCGCCGACTGCGGGTCCTCTAATGCCGATCCCTGCTCTGCAGCTCCCTGATGGGCTGGGAAGGACTGTCAGCTCGGCATCACAGGCTGAAGGGACACCCTGCCCAACCCTGCTTTGCCCTGCTCCTTTCGTGTGTGTCAGTCTCCACGCAGCGTTTGGCACTCCTCACTCCCTCTCAGGATCAGCTTCCTGAAGGATTCAACCTGAGACGGTTGGTTCTGGCGTGGTCCAAAAAGCAGGCAGTAAGATGGGGTCTTGGTGCGGGACTGTTCATCACCCGCCCCACTGGTAATGAGGGCCCCGTCAGGCGTAGGTGGTGTGCAGACAGCCCAGCTGCTAGAACGCTCCTGTTAGAACTCTTCCTTGGGCCAGCAGATGGAGAGGAACTTCCTGGCAGGTGAGAAGATCCAGGCGTGTGGCACATATGGGAAGGACAACTCTAAGGACAATGGGAATGGATGGGGGTGACCTTTTTGCTTTGATGACCTGAAAGGGGATGAGAAGCCCGGGGTGATTAACAGAGTGAAAACTAACGGGGAGCCCCAGGGTCTCCTCAGTATCTTACAAAGTGGCCCCCTTGCAGGCAGTGGACAAAGGTCAAACCCAGGATTTGGTAGACGTGGTTGAACTTCGACAAGGGTTGAACCTTCAACCAAGGCAGCCATGTCAGGCCAACGTCAGAAGCCCCTCGGGAAAACATGCATCCCTGACATAGGGGACAGGGACATCTGAGAGGGGGCCCTGGAAGATATAGACTCCCCAGACGTCTCTGAAACTTCCAAGCATGCGGCAGCAGCCCACCCCTTCCCATAAAGAGCTAGTGTATCCACCCCATCCCCGAGGGAGCACAAAATTGCATGCCTTTCCCCACGGGTGCCCTCCGTCTCAGGAGGTAGGGGGACCAACTGTCCCGGTTTGCTGTGGGTtgcagtgctaaaaccaggagaGTCCCACGAAAACCAGGAAGATGTGGTCGGCTTCCTGCCAGGCCCCCACCCAGAGTGAGGTCACCACACAACACAGGCAGAATGTGCCAGGCCTCGTAACGGAAGGAAATGAACACCATCCCCTGGCCAAGGAACCACAGTAGAGGTCCTGGAGTGGCACTGAACGGCCAGAATCCAGGGGCTTAGGATGATGGACACCACTGACAAGAAGGCCTGACCCATCGAGTGGTGGAGGTGGTCAACAGAACACTGCCTCCCTGGGGGCACAACGGATGCGCAACCGACCAAGATACAACCTAAAATGGACACTCGAAAGAGCAAGAACGGATGGCAGGCAGCTGAGGGCAGCCACCCAACAGACAAGTCATGATCCCTTGCCCAGGTTCTGCCCCTGAGCCAGGTTTTGGACCTGGAACTGTGGATTAGGGAGGTGGCCAGGACAGCAAGGGGAAGGACGCTGCAGCGCCATGGCAAGTAGACACTGGAATGACCCCCCCAGCCCTTCCCAAAGGGACCTCTGGCTATGCACTGGGTGACTGAACGCTGGGAAACGGGATTACCAGACAGTTGAAAGCTGTTGGACACAGTGTCCAACTTGACATTGACATTGGAGACTCCATAAACGCGGTCTCTGCGTCCGCTTCAGGGGGAACCCCTGCGCTGGAGTTTCTGACCAGAGATGTCATTGGGTCCACGTTATGCTGGGCCATTCCCGAGGACTTGTCAGTTGGTCTTGAGTGGGGAGAGCCTGGAACCCAATACACTCCAGAACAAGGTACAGAGCTTAGTGAGATGTCTTCTGAGGAACCTCTCAGAACATGGGATAATACTTAACgttaaatgaaaaaacataagACAGAATGCTCATACAGCATGAACTGAGTAAAgagaaaacacaggaaaagaaCCAGCGGAATAGGCCCAAATTGTGAGCGTTCATGCCTCTGGGTAGCGCCTCATGAGTGCCCTTTGTCCTGATTCTTCATATACTTTCTGTACTTGCCAAAGTCGCCACTGAGCATGCAGATACTCACGAGTCGGCTGAGTGGGTCTCTGCAACACAGCACATTAGTCCGCCCATTCAAGCTCCCATCACCATGGCCATGGGATCACAACACGTGCTCCAGATCCCCCACACCTGACTCTCATAAACAAATAAGCTGGACCGCGCACGCTCGCTCGGCCACAGCATGACGTTTGGACGCCCTCCCTCAAGCTGTGGAGGGCCTGGTGCGTGGGTCATTGCTTATTTACTCAGAGACTGAGGACAGTTAAGAAGACGTAGACTGAAGAGCTCAGGAGTGATGGAAACATGGAAATGAGCGTCTCCCCGCCCCCCAGTTAAAGGTGCTTTATTGGCTTGTGATATGAATGCAAGTGAGGAGGGTTTCCGGAAGTCCACGGAAACTCCCAAGGTTCCAACTCTGCTGGGCCACGTTCTGTGTGCAGGCACCACACCTAACCAGTGGCGTCAAAGTAGCCCGCCCACGTCTGCAGGTTCCTTGTGGTGCAGCTTCTTCCTGTGGACTTGGAGTGTCACTaagacaaaagcagaaataaCTACAGTTCACAGGTTGAACCACTCGATCCGGGCCGTGTTGAGAGAGACATGGACAGCTAGAGCTGCCCGGTGGACAGCAAGGAAGGGGGTCAGGGGAGTGTGCCTGTTGGAAACAGGCCACGTGAGGGTCGGGAGGTAAAATGGGAGACTGGGGCAGAAGAAACAAGGCTCGCTGTCTTCCTGTAGCTGCATGGCTGCCCCAGGGCTTCTCTTCAGTAACTCCAGGGCGCGGAACTAAAGCCAAGCAGTGACAGATGGAATTACAGAGATGAGAAGGAACCCTTTCTCAGGGGCAGAGTGCTGGACGCAAGGGCACCTCCTACTCGGCGACCGCTCATCCCAGGTGGCGGCCTGGGGGTGGATGGCAGCCTCCAGCGGGAGGGGCGGTGGGACACTCCCTGACCTCTGGGTTCACTTACAATTAGAGAGCCTAGGTGAATACTGAGTCCAAAGCAGGCCTGCAAAGAGAGGAGGAGTCTGAAACGCAAACAACCAAGGGGGGATTACCATCCAGTCTTCAAAATCAGCTCCCACAACTCTGAACCAAAAAGACCAGCAGATCAACAGCAAGACGGGCAGAAGGCATTTCAGAGAGGAGGAAACCGGACCTGCTGAGAAGCGTATGAGGGAAACTGGGAGTTTGGGTCAAGCCGGTCCCAGACCGGTGGTGCCACAAAACATGCAGCAGGGGCAAACTGgaaccttctctgggcctcaaagTCAGAGAAGCACATGGGGTGCGGGAGGCAGCATTCTCCGTGGTGCAGTTTGCACCTCTTGACAAGTGAGGAGAACAGAACAGGTGACAGGCTCAGAGGGGAGAGGTGTAGAGAAATCACACTGAGCAGAAAGGATGGGCTAGGCAGGAGAACATCTGGGCCACAGAGAGGGTCTGCAGCACCAGGGTGGTGAGCGCTGAGAGGCCCGGTGGCGGCAAATGCCCAGGGCACAGCTGGAGCCGGGAGGGCTGGATGGACAGAGGTCATTGGAGGGGTGAAggataagaaactgccaaggCAACTGCTCAGAAAGGCCATCGGGGGCAGGGGGTTCTGAAGGGTGCTGCCCAGGGCGGACGAGAAAGGGAGGCCGACTCTGAGCAGGTCCTGTGGGCTCCGAAGAGGAGGCGACGTCCTGGGGGTACGGTCACCGCAAAGAGCAGTGGTAGACATGGCAAGGACTTCCTGAAAGGAAGACAGGGTGCATTATGTGGACGGAATCATGGTCTAGGGAGGAAAGCAGACCCCCTGCAGCCCTGAGGCCTAAATCCCAGGAAGGGACCCTCTGCtcctcacctcacctcacctcacGGCCAGCATTCCCGTTTCCTGGAGCTTCCACAAGGAGAGCGGAGGTGCAGCTCACTGAAAGAGAAAGCAGTCCTCTGTTGATTCCACGTTTACTAAGTGACTACTGTGTCCTGGGCACCCGGCGTACACAAATCAGTAAGACCCAGTCCTTGCCTTCAAGGAACTCAGCGTTCCTGCGGGGGCCAGAGACTCTTGGAGAGCAGTTACAACCATGGGAGACAGGAtcccagggaaggaagggagggaggaaggaagggaggaagggagggagggaggtccaGAGTGCTACCAGAACTCAGGGACCAGAGTGCCTGCCACCAGGGGTGGGGCGGAGAAGGGGATGTTCAAGTTGTGCCTGGAAGGAGGACAGGAGTCTGCCAGGACAAAAGGAGGCGGGCATTCCAGCCCGCGGGAACCGCAGGTGCCAAGGCTGGGAGTCCtggcagagcgcgtgcactcaggGTGCAGGGGCTCCCCAGCACAGTGACCCAATGTGTTGGGCGACAAGTGGGGAGAGAGCTGAGGCCAGCAGAAGGCCCTCCCAGGACCCTGAGGGGTTTGGGCTTAAACAAGAGAGGGCTGGGCAGGGTCCTCGGGAGGGGGTTGATGAGGGCAGATGTGCCCTTCAGAAACGGGACTGGTGGCCTGTGGAGTACCCACTGGAAGAGGAAAGACAGCAGGCGTCCAGGCCGGTGGGGAGGCTCAGGGACTAGCAGGGGCCCCAGACTATGAGGCCGGAACTCAGGAAGTAGCAGTGGGGTCAGGAAGAGGAGCATTTATTCTGATCAGGCGTTTGGGATGCAAGGCCCCAGGACTTGGTCCTCAAGTCAAAGGCGAGTGAGGGCGCAGGGATCTCGAGGAGCACAGAGGCCTCCACTGAGACCCCTGAGCCCCTAACCGAGTGGTCCAAGATAGAAGACAGCTCTGACAGGGAAGCAGGCTTTGTGGGGGACACGTCAGGTCTGAGGAGCAGCAGGAAAGAGGGGGGATGTTCCTTCTCACCTGCAAAGGCCATACCAAGTCCGCCCCTCAGGACCCCACTGGCACTCCCAGGgtggcttggaggaaggagacccTAACACTCTGGCCCCAAGACTCAGCCTAGAGGCCCCGCCCTCTCCTCGCCTCCGCGTCTCCCGGGGTCCATTCAGAGGGTCAGCTTAGGTCGACCTTGGACTCCTGCCTACGGGTGCAGCGCGCACCGGGCGCCAAAGTCACAGGAGTCAAAAGGGCACTGCCTGGCCTCCGCCACCGAGCCAGCCTAGCCCACCCACCACGCGGCGCCCACGGCCCAAAGCTCCATCCCTGCCAGCCCCGcccagctcctccctgccccgcccccgcccccgccctttCTCACACCTCGGCCTCCTCCTCGCCAGCGTTCCCCCAGCTCCTCCCCCGCAGCTCTTTCTCCCAGCTCTGTCCCACAGGTcttccccagctcctcctcactCACCTTTCGCCCAGCTCCTCCGCCAGCTCTTTCTCACAGCTCCTCGCCCAGCTCCGCCTTCACTTCCCatagctcctcctccctcagctctTTCCCACGGGTCTGGCCCCCATACTGCTCCCTCAGCGCCACCCAGCCCCGCCCCCAGACCCGCCCCCAAGCTCGACGtgccccgcccctccctctccGTCCAGTTCCTTTTCCCCCATCCGGACCTGCTCCGGGCAGCTGGTCTCTAGCTCCGGACTTGGCCCGGTCGTCCCTCGGGGCTCAGGGCCCGGTGAGTCCATCAACGTCTCCTACTGGCCAGGGCCTGCGTGCGTTTGTGCGTGTCTACGTCATTGCGTGTCTCCGTCACGAGCTGGCTGCGTGCTGCGTGCTGCGTGCTGCGTGCGTACATATATGTTGCGAGCCAGTGTACGCCTCAAAAAAGGGGCGTCAGCGTCTGAGCCAGGGCGGCGCGGTAGAAGAGCGGCGGCGCCTGTCACCTGTCAGCGGCCCTGGGTCTCCAGTTCCCGGGCGGCACCGGTGGCAGCGGCAGCGGCGCAGCCACCACGCGGGCCGGGCGCTCTGTCCTCTGACCGCGGCGCACGTCGTCTCCTCGCCTGGGCGTGGGAGGCGGTCGTCCCACCGCTGGCTGCCTTGGCAGGCCACGGGGAGGCGGAGGATTGTCTTGCCCGGTGGCCTCAGCCGGGTCGGCCCAGCGCGCCCGAGACTCGCTTGGCCGGTGGGGCCGGGAGCCGCGAGACCCGCACCGCCCGAAAGGATCCAGGACTCAGCCCTCCGCGGGACGGTACCACTGGGCTGGGGTTTCCTGGGCCGTGGGGCTGGGAGCATGCGCAGGGCACCCGAGGCCGCACTTCCCTGTCCCTTCCTCCTGCCACCTTCCCACACCCACCATCCTCTACCTGCGTGTGGACCGGTGATGTGCATCTGCGCTAGAAACGCGAGTCTGCTGGTCCCCCTGCACCGCTAGGTCCGCCCTCATGCCTGCCCTCCCGCTTGGCCCTTCGGCTGTGACCTCACCCAGGCCACGGGGTCTGCTGGGCTGTCAGAACATGTCCCACTCCCATGAAGCGGTTTTCTGTGCTGCCGCTGGGGCATTATGTGGTCCTGGACCCAGCCAGGGGAGGAGAGACCCACTGCCGTGGTGAGCAGAACCAAACCAAGAGTGAGCTGTTTCCCTCCTGTTGGACCCTCCT is a window encoding:
- the LOC131400149 gene encoding uncharacterized protein LOC131400149 isoform X1, with protein sequence MLRASVRLKKGASASEPGRRGRRAAAPVTCQRPWVSSSRAAPVAAAAAQPPRGPGALSSDRGARRLLAWAWEAVVPPLAALAGHGEAEDCLARWPQPGRPSAPETRLAGGAGSRETRTARKDPGLSPPRDGEEAETRGTAFPPQATKQTAW